aacaaaaggtaaataaaataaatgaaagtaactaattttttgtgtgtttttgatatagaaagcaaacaagacagtaaataaaataaaagcaagtaactaaattttttgtatttttgatatagagaaagcaaacaaagcagtaaaataaaataaaataaagcaagacaaaaacaaagtaaagagattggatgtgggagactccccttgcagcgtgtcttgatctccccggcaacggcgccagaaatttagcttgatgacacgtaaagcacacgcccgttgggaaccccaagtggaaggtatgatgcgtacagcagcaagtttccctcagtaagaaaccaaggtttatcgaaccagtaggagtcaagggccacgtgaaggtcgttggtgacggagtgtagtgcggcgcaacatcagggattccggcgccaacgtggaaccttcacaacacaatcaaaatactttgctccaacgtaacagcgaggttgtcaatctcaccggcttgctgtaaacaaaggattaaatgtatggtgtggaaaatgatgtttgtttgcaaagaacagtagagaacaatgattgcagaagattgtattcagatgtaaaagaatggaccggggtccacagttcactagtggtgtctctccaataagaaataacatgttgggtgaacaaattacagttgggcaattgacaaataaagagggcataacaatgcacatacatatcatgatgagtaatatgagatttacttagggcattacgacaaagtacatagaccgctatccagcatgcatctatgtctaaaaagtccaccttcgggttagcatccgcaccccttccagtattaagttgtaaataacagacaattgcattaagtatggtgcgtaatgtaatcaacacaaatattcttagaaaaagcattgatgtttttatccctagtggcaacaacacatccacaaccttagaactttctgtcactgtcccagattcaatggaggcatgaacccactatcgagcataaatactccctcttggagtcacaagtatcaacttggccagagcctctactagcaacggagagcatgcacgatcataaacaacacatatatgatagattgataatcaacttgacatagtattccatattcatcggacccaacaaacacaacatgtatcattacaaatagatgatcttgatcatgataggcagctcacaagatctaacatgatagcacaattaggagaagacaaccatctagctactgctatggacccatagtccaaggatgaactactcacacatcattccggaggcgatcatggtgatgtagagtcctccgagagatgattcccctctccggcagggtgccggaggcgatctcctgaatcccccgagatgggattggcggcggcggcgtctctggaactttttccgtatcgtggctctcggtaatagggttttcgcgacggagagtataagtaggaggaagggcagagtcggagggctgacgaggggcccacaccacaggccggcgcggtcccctccttggccgcaccgccctgtggtttggccacctcgtggccccacttcgtatcctcttcggtcttctggaagctccgtggaaaaataagatcatgggcgttgattcgtccaattccgagaatatttcctttgtaggatttctgaaaccaaaaacaacacaaaacatgaactgtctcttcggcatcttgtcaataggttagtgccgtaaaatgcataataataacataaagtgtgtataaaacatgtgagtattgtcataaaactagcatggaacataagaaattatagatacgtttgagacgtattaaTGTGTCCATAGGTAAAACACTTCCGGAAAAGAACTACCAAAACAGCATACAATGTTTGAAACTGCAGATAACAGATACCATATCACAGTTGCAACATAAATCATGATTTCTGGATCTTAAGGTAAGATGATAAACTTGCTACTACTCCAGCCAGAAGATCACTGGCTAACGCTGAGCCACTTGAAGAACACATATCTGCATGCTTACATAACCGAGCTGAACATAACCATCTTCACTGAGACTTCTCAGATGCACCTGTAAAAAGAACAGAAAATGTAAGCCATCCCAGTTGCCTTTAGGTTCTTACGCCAACATCAACTGTTCATACCGCCATTTACTGAACATTATCACCAAGTCGCGGCGAATAGATTCCTCTGCCTGCCTGCCTGTCCCTGCCAAAATCAAATTCCACGACGAAATTAAAACGAAGACCAGTACTCGAACGTTCCAAACCCGTAATTGATTTCTGGAAAGGTGTTATGTGGGCTACTAAAGCAGTGAAGTTTGGTTATAAATGACATGTAGGGAATGGTAAATCCATAAAATTTTGGGAAGACATTTGGTTCGGCAATTCCCCTTTGGCTACTCAATTCGGGGATCTTTATTTTGTTTCTAACCAACAGAACAAAACCATTTCTGATATCTGGGATGGCCAGGAGATTCGAGGTACTTTTAGGAGAACCTTCACTGATGACATGATGGTTCAGTGGTTTGAGCTCCTAGAGATTGCTAAGACTATAACTTTCTCCCAAGAGGAAGATCAGCTGATCTGGCAATACACCTCTTCTGAGATTTATTCATCTAGCTCTCTATATGCTATCATTACTTTTAGAGGTGTTACTCCAGTTTATCTACCTGCTGTTTGGAAACTGAAAATACCTCCTAGGATTCAAATTTTCTTATGGTTGTTTTCTCAGAACAAGATCATGACTAGGGATAATTTGAGGGCTAGAGGTATTCCTAAACCCATGAACTGTGAGATGTGTTCTGAATTTGAATCAGTTCACCATCTTATGTTTGAATGTATAGTGGCTAGATCTATTTGGAACTTGTTTGAAGAGGTTTTTGAAGTGCATGTTAATAACTTTGAATCAATTGCTTCAAAATGGCTTTGTAACAAAAAGTTCATGCATTTTAATGTAGCTTCTTAATTCAGCTGTTCTGTGGGGTCTATGGCTTAATAGAAATAGTCTTGTGTTTAACAAAACCACTTGGATTAATGTGAAACAGGTGTGGCGAAGGGTTCTCTTCCTCCTTCGGGACTGGTTGAAACCTTTCAAAGAACTAGAATCTGGAGGAAACCTGCTGCTAGCCAGTTTAAGAGCTCCTCTTTGCCTCCCAGTGGGGTGAGATGTCCCTCCTTCGACTGGGTCTCTTCCTGGAACTCAAGTTTTGATGGCAGGGCAACGCTGGCCTACCTCCTGGACAATCCTGGTGACTCCCACAAGATTCATGTGGTCACCTGATCGACTCGGCTGCTGAGAAAGGTGGTGTAGTCTCAAGAGGATGCCAGAGGAATGCTGAGGAAAAGCTTGGGAGCTGTGCTAGTATGCTACTACCTATATGTTTGGTTTGTAATGGGATTAGTTAAAACGTTTGTTTTTTAGGGTGTGCTCACTGCTTTAAAAATTGTTCCTGGGCTTGCTGGTATTTCGGAGTTTGGTTGGGATGTCAGCCAATCTCCCCAACATAAAAAACCTGTTTCTCCTTTCGTTTTGTGGTGTTTTTAGTTTCTGTAAAAGACTTGGCTTCCTTTTCAATGAAAATGGAGCTGGGGGAGACCCCTGTTTGATCTAAAAAAAACCCGTAATTGATGTGAGAGCATCAAATTTTACGCGCCAAACAAGTCTGGAGTTAAAATTGACCGGGAACCGTAAGTTTGATGTGCCAACTTCATCAGAGATAAAATAGAAATATACTCCATGATTTTCTTTCGCGAATAGAAAATATACTCTATGAAGTagtactctttactatattttttATGTTGCCTTTGGTTGTGCTCGAACCCTACCTCTATAAACAACCTTGTTTGCGTAGCTGACATGAGTTGTTAACCGGCGCGAATAGATTCCTCTGCCTGCCTGCCTGCCCTGCCTGTCCCTGCCAAAATCAAATTCCACCACGAAATTAAAACGTAGACTAGCAGAGAGAACGTTCCAAACGCAGACCCGAGAAGAAAATTATAAATACCGGCCCGGACCCGGCGCCTGGTTTCAAACCCGTCCTCGCACCGCACCACAGCACAAACCGAGGGACCCGGCCGGAGCGAGGGACGAAAAAAAAAACTCGCCGTTCCCAACCTCTCGCTGCAAAAGGTGTGAAACCTTCGCCTCCCTCCCTCGCCGTCGCCCTTCGGCTTCTCCGCGCCGCGGCCCGGTCCAGATCGGCGCGGGTAAGCCCCGGCTCCTCCCGATCCGGATCCGCCCGATGTTTTCGATAGGTAGAATTGCGCCGGGTTTAATTGTTCCGCGCCGGTTGGTGGGGCGCGGTCGCCGACGGTAGATCTGCGCGCTGGTTCGGTTTGGCGGCGTTGCGGGGGGCGTGGCGGCGATTCGATGGGTTTTGCGTGCCGGGAGTTTGATTTGGGTGGTGGGAGGCGATTTGACCTCTCGCGTGCCGTTGTTGGGTTTGGTTGGGCGTTGTTGCAAGGCTGTTAGGTGCTCGGGTTCTCGGCGATATGCACATGTAGTGGGTTATTCGATAGCAGCGCGCGTAGATGCGAGTTGTTCTCTTATTTGTTATACAACAGACGTGTATATAAGTATTTTGAAGATCACTCGTTCAGCAGCCTGTCGGGTCGTCCTGTTATGACTTGTGACCGAAGTTTAATTGATCTCCGAGATGTGTGAATTGTTACGGGGGTTCCACACCACTGGCAATTGTGTCGCGAGTTTGTGATCTCTCACGAGCAGGGCAGGCTTTTGCCTGGATTCCTTTCACCGCTTGCTAGAATTGTGAGCGCTTAGTTCATGTTAGTCTGAAACATCCATGTGTTACAGTTCTGTGCTGAACATCTAGTCTAGATCCTGCCTTAGATAGGTTTCTGATGGCTAGATGTTGGAGTTGTTATATTTTTAGAATTATATACTATGAGGCCGTGTGTCATATTATATATTATGGGTATTCAGTTTTGTGGTCATAGCATGCAAGAGCTCATGTTCTCTCCTTGTAGGTTGGTTGGCATGGCGTCAAAGCGCATCCTCAAGGAACTCAAGGACCTGCAGAAGGATCCTCCCACGTCATGCAGTGCAGGTTCGCCAGATCACACTAATATTCGTTAACGCAATTTTGTTTCACGCGTTACCCCGGCATGCCAGCTCATAGGCTGCAATTTTCGTCTGTACATTGTTCAGGTCCTGCTGGTGAGGACATGTTCCACTGGCAAGCAACGATTATGGGACCCCCTGACAGTCCCTATGCCGGCGGTGTTTTCTTGGTGAACATCCATTTTCCTCCGGATTACCCCTTCAAGCCCCCAAAGGTATGGGACTTAGGAGCGGCATTTTATTTGCAGGCCCTCATTATATCCAATCTGTGTTTTCATTATATGCATGCTCTGCGGCTACTCTCATAATCTTTGGTAGTACTTTTAATCTGGAAATCTATTTGTTTTTTCTGCCCTGCCTGTCAAGGAAGCCACACTGTTCAGTTTAGATACAAACTGTCACCTCTGTTTTCTCTTGGTTAATTAATTAATCTCAATGGTTCACCCCCTCCCATTTATAGACAAGTAGAAGGCCTATTAAAAGGTAAAAATCGTGATACCTAAATATTAGGACATGTAAATCTCAGTCCCTGAACTCTAGAGTATAACTTGCTTACAAAGCAAACAACTAATTAATCTGTATCCACTGCCATTCCTTCTGCGTGGCCTCTTTTGGGCCTAGTCCACACCTGTAAGGCTGTAACACTCGTAATCATCTTTTTGTTGATATTAATTATGTAATAACATCGTCACTCCTGGTAGGCGGTGTTTGCACTTTCCTGATGATGCTTTTCTCCATGTCTTACTCATGGTATCAATATCATACTATCTGTGTCGTTTTTGTATGTACTGCCATAGAAGTATCTTTAAGTTAATACTGTTAACCTGACAAACTGTGTAGTCTTTCTATCTGTTTCTCTCTTCATGTCGCCTTTCAAAGTTGTAATTCACTAATTAAGTTGCTGATTTGGTGTATGGTATATACCTGAAGATTTTGTTTGTATCTTTATCCAGTTGATCTTAAAAAAGCATGATCACTTTTCATTAGGTGGGCTAGATGCTGACAAGGGGGTATGCTAAAATGACATCACTGATATTGTGTATGACAGCACTATAAAAAGTTTTTGGTTCTGTTGCTAACTTAGATAGCATATAACAGAAACTGATAGGATGCTAATTCATCTCAATCCCACTTGGATGTGTTTTACTTCTTCGAGGAgtgttcctacatacttgcttgagCCATTCACTAGAAAGTACTCGTCTATATTCTAGGAGTCTAGGACCATATGGTGCTTGTGTGCATCATTTGTAATACTTTCTGTACATTGCTAAAAGCATTATTCTATTTATATTGCTCTCATGTTTATTCAACTATATGAATTTTGTCCATGCTTCTGCCATTTCAATCATTATGCTCTTGTTGTAGGTATCTTTCAAGACAAAGGTCTTCCATCCTAATATCAACAGCAATGGAAGCATATGCCTCGATATTCTTAAGGAGCAGTGGAGCCCTGCTTTGACGATTTCCAAGGTAATCCTTGTTACTGTTCTGTTATTCCATCTGTACACATGCTTCACTCTTTTTCATATCTCTATATGTTGCTGAAAATATGAATTACTTTTAGATGTCAGCTCTGGTTATCACCGATTGTTATGTTGCTTCAGTTATATACTTGTCTTTTAATTGAAATCTGTCATACACCTCCTGAAATTCGTTATGTTGTTTGTTCCTACTAGCTATGCTTACCCTTTCCTTATGAGAATCTGCAATATTTAGATTAACTTTTGTTGTTTAACCGCTAATAGGATGCTTCTGATTTCCAACAAGgtgttgaaaattttatgttattTATCCTTCCTGCTTCACTTAATAATAGGACTTTTTGCATTTGTGCATGGTCGCATTTGTCTGTGTTTGCTGTTTCACATTGTATGCATACGTCTCAGCTAAAACTATACCGTATCTTATGGCAATAGTGGTTTCCTTGGATGGTTGCATTTGTCTGCAATATTTAGATTAATTTATGTTGTTTAACCGCTGATAGGATGCTTCTGATTTCCAACAAGGTGTTGAAATTTTTATGTTATTTATCCTTCCTGCTTCACTTAATAATAGGATTTTTGCATTGTTGCATGATCGCATTTGTCTGTGTTTGCTGTTTCACATTGTGTGCATACGTCTCAGTTAAAACTATACCGTATCTTATGCCAATAGTGGTTTCCTTGGATGGCTTCAGTATCCTTTTTAGCCCTAACGCATTGGATTTCTATGTTCCTTTCCTGTGGTACCATTATGTATGGCCGACAAACTGCACTTCTTTCAGTTAGCTGTTCCGTCAGTGGGTTAGCCCTTCAAAGTTGACATGATGTCCATACACGAAAAGGAGtgcattttgttgttgttgagtTTTGCACTTTACCTGCATCAGCGCTGTGTTTTTCCAAATGAGCACTATAAAAAGCCTGCTGTCAATTATTGATCTCTTGCATGTTTGGATGTTACAGGTATTGCTCTCTATCTGTTCCCTGCTGACCGATCCCAACCCGGATGACCCTCTTGTCCCCGAGATTGCCCATATGTACAAGACGGACCGGTCAAAGTACGAGACAACAGCCCGCAGCTGGACACAGAAGTACGCCATGGGTTGAAGACCTGCATCGCGGACTACTGTCATGTCGTGTCAAGAAAATATTATGGGCCATTGTTTTCTTTCAATTTGTTGCTGGTTGTGTGTATCTGATCCGCAAGGATCTAATTGTGGCCGATGTCGGGCCTGTCATCATTGCCATTAGTATTGGCAGACATGCATGCCTATCAGCCTATGCACCTATGCTTGTTGTTGGGTCAACCTTCGCTAGTGTTGGTGTAATTTGGTAAATGTTAATCAAAACATGTCATTCGAGACCCTGTCCAGATTTTTGTGTGGTTTTAGCTTATATATTAGTCCCTTCTCATATTTATGTATCCGTATATATTCAGTTTTTCTTGTCCGCAGCTGAGCATGAAAGTAGTAGTTGCAACATGCAATTGCTATATGCCAGAAGATCAGCTGCTATATTTTTGGGCTTAGCTTTTACTTTTGTAGTCTGTAGAGTATTCCAAAATGAAAGTTGGAGTCACTTCAGCATTTTGTAtaagggcatgcccaatgcactgcCCTAGAGGTACTGCTTCACACCTTTAGCtaggttcgggtggtccaaagtaggttcggatgaggaggcaACCTCCTCTTCAGGAAGTGAGATCTTAAGACTTAAAAGCATGTtttttggagagagaaagagatacatagtgtcatatttgtgggGTCCTTTCTCTCTTTTTCTGATTAAAGTTGTAGCTTCTATTGGAGAGATAAAATTCACCATGTTGCTTCTGACAACTTTTTTACACGAAGAAGCTAGTTTTGTATgccaccattgctcatgccctaaGCAGCTTCAGAAGTTGTCAGATCTTGACAGAATGACAGGGCTCATAGCTTTGCTGGGAAAGTAGGAAATCGCAAGCAATGGGGCCTCGTTGATTCAAAACGATTTACACTATCTTTGTGTTTGGTGTGCCTCGTTTGACTTTTATGGTGTTTCGTAAGAGTACCTGTACGCTACAATTGTTAGAAAGAATACTTGAATATTTCTTTCTTCTACGGTGCAATCAAATAAACATCTTGAATAAATTGTTTGAAAGAGCAGGAGATTTTAGGAATTCTTCCAATCTTTACATCCAATTTTGTATCGATACTAAAATAGTTTGCTAAACTGGCTTACAttatactacctccgttccaaGGAATAAGATACATGTGTATTCTAAGATGAACTTTgatcataaaaattgagcaaaaaaatcttgattatattatactaCCTCCATTCAAAGAATTAATGCCTATatttttttttcagaaagtcaaactatattaagtttgactaagtttttagaaAAAAATATTAACATGTGAAACacaaaattaatattattagatagataatgaaatatattttcatgttctatctacaaaatatcatatttattgatagattattctaaaattttggtcaaactttactcgctttgacttttccaaaaaaatataaggtttaagccttgggatggaggtagtatgtaattagtatcaTTAGATTTatattgaaaaacactttctaatgatgctaatttcatacaaataatttttatatatttgaatcaactcttggtcaaacaaaaatcaCGTAAAATGAGAATGTCTTATTCCTTAATTCGGAGGAAGTAGAATGGAGGGAATACTTGGTAGCCTCCATATCTAGATAAAATTGTGCCAATTATTTTAGAGCAGAGAGAGTCTGAACTAAGCTGAAATCAGCCAGTAAACCGTAGAATCAAAGAGTCCCACATGCTTCCCGCAACGGCAGAAGAGACACCGCGCTCTGGTGCCGCCGCCGCTAGCACCGCCGTGTTACGGCCTCGCACAGGCTGTGCTGCGCGCGTAGCAAAGAGGCTGCTTGTATATGGTTTGGTACATCTCGGAGGCCTAAAATGGCGGTGAATGCTTTGCCACCAGCAGACTTCTCGATACAAAATCTAATTTTGGACATGGAGGCTCTcgccttctctctctctctcgcgctgCTGGCGTGTGTACGAACCCCTTTCCCAGCCGCTCCCTCTCCTTGGGCTATTCGCAGATTTCCTGTGGCCACACCCCTGTTTTCACGGTTTTTGCTGCTATTAACGGCAAGGGCACTTCCGTCCGGCGCCACCTGCTTCTCCCCGAGCCCCCCGCCGGCCGCCGGGGTGGGCTTGCCGCGGACGGCAGCCAGCGCGCGCTTCCTTGCCGGGGAAATCTGAATTCTTCTGTTGGATCCCGTTGGGAGGGGGAACGTATTTCTTGGCCTCCCAGAGGTACGTTCTTGCGTTATCCTTTCAATTCTGCCTCTCAACAATGTAAGCATGCCTTCACCTTGCGAGTGCCATTTGCCCGCCACAACATAGCATCTGGATTCTACAATCTAGGTTGTGTGGGAATGGGATGTGGCGGCATGCTGTTTTCCTGGGATTATTTGCTCAGCAAAAGTTCTTTTCGCCGGTGTTCAGATGATCAATTTGTTATAGAAAGTTTCCTTTCTAATTTCAAGTGATCCTATCTCATTCTAAAAGGAAGATACTGTAGGATTATCATTGTGCTATTGAATTTCATGCGTCCTGAATCATATCAATATGATGAGCAAGATTCATAATCGCACAGACAACTTCTTTTGTTCCTATTGAATTTGCCGTGGTCTTGACTTGCTGAGGTCATCAAATCAGTTTcaaatatttgtaaaacaaacAGAACGATCTTTTATTATTCACTTCTATCTTCTCTCTACGGCCTTTAgcattgtttcaatttttttttgggaTCTATTTGTATCATGTTATGATATGCTAGCTATTGCTCTTATTATTAGGTCGCTGAAAATGTGAAGATCAGCACTGAAAGTTATATACCTTATTGTTTCCCCAACCTGCAGAGTCCGGGAGTTCAGACATCCTGACAAATTAGCTCGAACCAATGGGATGCTGTGGcagtgtgagtgttttcctacatGCATAAATTGCATTTACAATGAGCAACTTTAACCACTGAATCAATGAGAACACATTATTTAGTCATTAGCATCCTTAGTGTATTTGCGGTGTTTGTCATGCTACAAAATGCATGTGCTAAAAGTGACACAAACACTCAACGCAGGCCATTTATCGAGTTACACATTAATAACATTTGTTGTTATGCTTCCGTTTGCAGAATCCTATAGACGATGAGGAACACCTAGACTACAGCTCAGGAAATGTGACGATTATACCTGACCTAAAGAGTTGGGAAAAGAAATTGGAAGATGCAAGTGAAAGCGGTAAAACAGTAAGTCTCCTACATGACTAGTTATAATCAAAGGGTGGTACAACTTAACTCATACTTTGGACACACGATAGGTACATGTGATTTTCCAGTTTCTAATTCTGTTTTTGGTTAACCAAGTTGGAAATCTTCATCTGCGCAGCTTGTTGTAAAATTCAGCGCAGTATGGTGCGGCCCGTGTAGGATTGCTGCTCCTGTATACGCGGAACTTTCCTTGAAGCATTCAGATCTTGTTTTCGTGTCTGTGGATGTAGACGAACTTCCGGTACAGAAATCTTAGCGATTTGTTATTTGGACTTTGAAAAAAAATGCTGAAACTAAATGCCATTTGGATACATTTCATCAGGAACTAGTCACTGAATTCGACGTACGGGCCACACCGACATTCATCTTCCTGAGAGATAAGAAGGAGATCGATAAGCTGGTGGGGGGCAACCAGACAGATCTGGAGCAGAAGTTCGACCCGTATTGCCGGCCAGGCGAAGAAGCCATGTGTAAACAGTCTTTCCAGGATAGAATCACCTGACGTGCCAGTCGATAGAGTTTCGGAAATACTCCATTGGCTGGAAACATCCAGCTGCAAGTGCCTGTTCAGCGACATACTTAGGCTTGAGAAACTGACCAGCAGAAGTAGGATTTCTTGGTAGTGTTGAGTCCACATTCAGCAGTAAAGTAAGTTAGCCAGCATCTGTAACTTTGCATCGCACTGATCATATGAACGACAAATACGAGACAATGTACTGATTGACAGCAGATGCCTTGTGTACATTCCCTCTCATGAATCATGACTGACTGTACAACAAAAATGCCAATGCCACCATTGGTGATCGATCTTGCATCATCTCATGTCAGGAGCCAGGTTTTTGAATGCAGTAGCCTATATGACAGAAAGATAATTTGGCAATGCACATCTATATATAAGTGTATATATGCAGGGTTTTGAATGTAGTAGCCTAGTATATTATTTGCTGAGCTGCAGCTTTGACAGGATGGCGGCGGCCCGATCTCCACCGAGCAGGAAATACGGGTGTCGGAGCGCCGCGGCGGCGGAGAGCCGTCCCTGCTCGCGCTGTGCGAGGAGCTTGGTGGCGAGGTCCCATCCTCTCCCGGAGTCGAGGTCGAGGATCTGCAGGTCGGGT
This Lolium perenne isolate Kyuss_39 chromosome 1, Kyuss_2.0, whole genome shotgun sequence DNA region includes the following protein-coding sequences:
- the LOC127318979 gene encoding ubiquitin-conjugating enzyme E2-17 kDa-like, producing MASKRILKELKDLQKDPPTSCSAGPAGEDMFHWQATIMGPPDSPYAGGVFLVNIHFPPDYPFKPPKVSFKTKVFHPNINSNGSICLDILKEQWSPALTISKVLLSICSLLTDPNPDDPLVPEIAHMYKTDRSKYETTARSWTQKYAMG
- the LOC127319005 gene encoding thioredoxin H5, whose translation is MGCCGSNPIDDEEHLDYSSGNVTIIPDLKSWEKKLEDASESGKTLVVKFSAVWCGPCRIAAPVYAELSLKHSDLVFVSVDVDELPELVTEFDVRATPTFIFLRDKKEIDKLVGGNQTDLEQKFDPYCRPGEEAMCKQSFQDRIT